One Streptomyces sp. B21-105 genomic region harbors:
- a CDS encoding pyridoxal phosphate-dependent decarboxylase family protein: MPPLASGPEGSDALRPLLATVLDALDAGARSRGGPLPAGGPHTVAARVSEAVGDPLPEHGDPGALHTLVRTLAEGAADPAHPLCAAHLHCPPLAVATAADLAATALNPSLDSWDQAPAASELETLLTHALAAQIYGHNPTPPTPSSTDPTPSSTATTTATAPTPPADALVTTGGTEANHLALLLAREAHGPTLRLVCGANAHHSLPRAAWLLGLPEPVILPTPTGVLDPATLHHTLTTRPGPHLVAATAGTTDAGLIDPLPALAALSHTHGARLHIDAAYGGGLLFSDRRRPLLTGLEAAHTVTLDLHKLGWQPVAAGLLAVRDPHDLTALHHHADYLNADDDTEAGLPDLLGRSLRTTRRPDALKIAVTLKTLGRSGLGALVDQVCDHAQHLADLVTAHPGLELHAPPTLSTVLFRPAHATDTAVADIRRRLLTHGHAVLGRARLDGRLWLKTTLLNPHTRPADLTALLRLVEGNTPT; this comes from the coding sequence ATGCCGCCCCTCGCCTCAGGCCCCGAAGGCTCCGACGCCCTGCGCCCCCTGCTGGCGACCGTCCTCGACGCGCTCGACGCCGGCGCCCGCTCACGCGGCGGGCCACTGCCCGCAGGCGGACCGCACACGGTGGCCGCACGCGTCAGCGAGGCCGTCGGCGACCCGCTGCCCGAACACGGCGACCCCGGCGCCCTGCACACCCTCGTCCGCACCCTCGCCGAAGGCGCCGCCGACCCCGCCCACCCCCTCTGCGCCGCCCACCTGCACTGCCCGCCCCTCGCCGTAGCCACCGCCGCCGACCTCGCCGCCACCGCCCTCAACCCCTCACTCGACTCCTGGGACCAGGCCCCCGCCGCCTCGGAACTGGAAACCCTGCTCACCCACGCCCTCGCCGCGCAGATCTACGGCCACAACCCGACACCCCCCACACCGTCAAGCACAGACCCCACACCGTCGAGCACCGCCACCACCACCGCCACCGCCCCCACGCCCCCCGCCGACGCCCTCGTCACCACCGGCGGCACCGAAGCCAACCATCTCGCCCTCCTCCTCGCCCGCGAAGCACACGGACCCACCCTCCGGCTCGTCTGCGGCGCCAACGCCCACCACTCCCTGCCCCGCGCCGCCTGGCTCCTCGGCCTCCCCGAACCCGTCATCCTCCCCACCCCCACCGGCGTCCTCGACCCCGCCACCCTCCACCACACCCTCACCACCCGACCCGGCCCCCACCTCGTCGCCGCCACCGCCGGCACCACCGACGCCGGACTCATCGACCCCCTCCCCGCCCTCGCCGCCCTCAGCCACACCCACGGCGCCCGCCTCCACATCGACGCCGCCTACGGAGGAGGCCTCCTCTTCAGCGACCGCCGCCGCCCCCTCCTCACCGGCCTCGAAGCCGCCCACACCGTCACCCTCGACCTCCACAAACTCGGCTGGCAGCCCGTCGCCGCCGGACTCCTCGCCGTCCGCGACCCCCACGACCTCACCGCCCTCCACCACCACGCCGACTACCTCAACGCCGACGACGACACCGAAGCCGGCCTCCCCGACCTCCTCGGCCGCTCCCTGCGCACCACCCGCCGCCCCGACGCCCTCAAGATCGCCGTCACCCTCAAAACCCTCGGCCGCAGCGGCCTCGGCGCCCTCGTCGACCAGGTCTGCGACCACGCCCAGCACCTCGCCGACCTCGTCACCGCCCACCCCGGCCTCGAACTCCACGCCCCACCCACCCTCAGCACCGTCCTCTTCCGGCCCGCACACGCCACCGACACCGCCGTCGCCGACATCCGCCGCCGCCTCCTCACCCACGGCCACGCCGTCCTCGGCCGGGCCCGCCTCGACGGCCGGCTCTGGCTCAAGACCACCCTCCTCAACCCCCACACCCGGCCCGCCGACCTCACCGCCCTCCTGCG
- the pepN gene encoding aminopeptidase N, producing MSVLTRDEAQNRAKLLDVLRYTIELDLTTGDETFESSTVIRFAARTHGDTFVEIRPAALHSVTLDGRPVDPDTLDDNRLPLTGLTPGEHELRVHADMRYSRTGEGMHRFTDPTDGETYLYTQLFMEDVQRVFAAFDQPDLKSVFDLTVKAPQHWTVLANGITEHLGDGRWQAAPTPLISTYLVAVAAGPWHSVRTEHRGLPFGLHCRRSLAPYLDADTDELLDITRACYDRYHEKFEEPYPFDSYDQAFVPEFNAGAMENPGLVTFRDEFVYRSAVTDTERQTRAMVIAHEMAHMWFGDLVTLQWWDDIWLNESFAEYMGYQTLTEATRFHGTWTEFGVVRKPWGYDADQRPSTHPVAPENVDDTASALLNFDGISYAKGASALRQLVTWLGEKDFLAGINTHFARHRFANATLTDFIDSLAAHTDRDVHAWADAWLRTTGVDTLLPTVSGSNGDHALTVDHHGSRPHRIAVGLYDLDLADEDRHLTQRRRLEIDIPQHTPEPLGKRPALLLLNDGDLTYAKIRFDPASFDTLRARLSGLPDPLTRAVVWNALRDAVRDGELTPAAYLDTARTHLPHETDLALVQGVLTFASTQAADRYATPEQRPAALAALSALCRDLIRRTEDGDHPSLRLIAVRHFIDVAAHPDTIAAWLADGTVPGGPELDPDLRWRVLARLAVLGAVDDTDITAELDRDPSATGREGAARCRAALPDAEAKHTAWAAMFDDDDLSNYLFTATAQGFWQPEQTDLLTDYIPRYYQDAVAVAARRGPAIADAAGRWAFPGHAIDPDTLRLGEQCLTDAHPIPALRRKLVDQLDDLTRALRVREAHQA from the coding sequence CGGGGACACCTTCGTCGAGATCAGGCCCGCCGCACTGCACTCCGTCACCCTCGACGGCCGCCCCGTCGACCCCGACACGCTCGACGACAACCGGCTCCCCCTGACCGGCCTCACCCCCGGCGAGCACGAACTGCGCGTCCACGCCGACATGCGCTACTCCCGCACCGGCGAAGGCATGCACCGCTTCACCGACCCCACCGACGGCGAGACCTACCTCTACACCCAGCTGTTCATGGAAGACGTCCAACGCGTCTTCGCCGCCTTCGACCAGCCCGACCTCAAGTCGGTCTTCGACCTCACCGTCAAAGCCCCCCAACACTGGACCGTCCTCGCCAACGGCATCACCGAACACCTCGGCGACGGCCGCTGGCAGGCCGCACCCACCCCCCTCATCTCCACCTACCTCGTCGCCGTCGCCGCCGGCCCCTGGCACTCCGTACGCACCGAACACCGCGGACTCCCCTTCGGACTCCACTGCCGCCGCTCCCTGGCCCCCTACCTCGACGCCGACACCGACGAACTCCTCGACATCACCCGCGCCTGCTACGACCGCTACCACGAGAAATTCGAAGAGCCCTACCCCTTCGACTCCTACGACCAGGCCTTCGTCCCCGAGTTCAACGCCGGCGCCATGGAAAACCCCGGCCTCGTCACCTTCCGCGACGAATTCGTCTACCGCTCCGCCGTCACCGACACCGAACGCCAGACCCGCGCCATGGTCATCGCCCACGAGATGGCCCACATGTGGTTCGGCGACCTCGTCACCCTCCAATGGTGGGACGACATCTGGCTCAACGAGTCCTTCGCCGAATACATGGGCTACCAGACACTCACCGAAGCCACCCGCTTCCACGGCACCTGGACCGAATTCGGCGTCGTCCGCAAACCCTGGGGCTACGACGCCGACCAACGCCCCTCCACCCACCCCGTCGCCCCCGAGAACGTCGACGACACCGCCTCCGCCCTCCTCAACTTCGACGGCATCTCCTACGCCAAGGGCGCCTCCGCACTACGCCAACTCGTCACCTGGCTCGGCGAGAAGGACTTCCTCGCCGGCATCAACACCCACTTCGCCCGACACCGCTTCGCCAACGCCACCCTCACCGACTTCATCGACTCCCTCGCCGCCCACACCGACCGCGACGTCCACGCCTGGGCCGACGCCTGGCTGCGCACCACGGGCGTCGACACCCTCCTCCCCACCGTCAGCGGCTCCAACGGCGACCACGCCCTGACCGTCGACCACCACGGCAGCCGCCCCCACCGCATCGCCGTCGGCCTCTACGACCTCGACCTCGCCGACGAGGACCGCCACCTCACCCAACGCCGACGCCTCGAGATCGACATCCCGCAGCACACACCCGAACCCCTCGGCAAACGCCCCGCCCTGCTCCTCCTCAACGACGGCGACCTCACCTACGCCAAGATCCGCTTCGACCCCGCCTCCTTCGACACCCTCCGCGCCCGCCTCAGCGGCCTCCCCGACCCCCTCACCCGAGCCGTCGTCTGGAACGCCCTGCGCGACGCCGTCCGCGACGGCGAACTCACCCCCGCCGCCTACCTCGACACCGCCCGCACCCACCTCCCCCACGAAACCGACCTCGCCCTCGTCCAAGGCGTCCTCACCTTCGCCTCCACCCAGGCCGCAGACCGCTACGCCACCCCCGAACAGCGCCCCGCCGCCCTCGCCGCCCTCTCCGCGCTCTGCCGCGACCTCATCCGCCGCACCGAGGACGGCGACCACCCCAGCCTGCGCCTCATCGCCGTACGCCACTTCATCGACGTCGCCGCCCACCCCGACACCATCGCCGCCTGGCTCGCCGACGGCACCGTCCCCGGCGGCCCCGAACTCGACCCCGACCTGCGCTGGCGCGTCCTCGCCCGACTCGCCGTCCTCGGCGCCGTCGACGACACCGACATCACCGCCGAACTCGACCGCGACCCCTCCGCCACCGGCCGCGAAGGCGCCGCCCGCTGCCGCGCCGCCCTCCCCGACGCCGAAGCCAAACACACCGCCTGGGCCGCCATGTTCGACGACGACGACCTCTCCAACTACCTCTTCACCGCCACCGCCCAGGGCTTCTGGCAGCCCGAACAGACCGACCTCCTCACCGACTACATCCCCCGCTACTACCAGGACGCCGTCGCCGTCGCCGCCCGCCGCGGCCCCGCCATCGCCGACGCCGCAGGCCGCTGGGCCTTCCCCGGCCACGCCATCGACCCCGACACCCTGCGCCTCGGCGAACAATGCCTCACCGACGCCCACCCCATCCCCGCCCTGCGCCGCAAACTCGTCGACCAACTCGACGACCTCACCCGCGCCTTGCGCGTACGCGAAGCCCACCAGGCCTGA